The following are encoded together in the Pseudomonas sp. IB20 genome:
- a CDS encoding zinc-binding alcohol dehydrogenase family protein, which yields MKAIAYYAALPITDAKSLQDIELPEPVAGPRDLLVEVKAISVNPVDTKVRQNVAPENGAAKVLGWDVAGVVKAVGSDVTLFKAGDTVFYAGSLVRPGGNSELHTVDERIVGHMPKSLGFAEAAALPLTAITAWELLFERLQVREGKEDEGQSLLIVGAAGGVGSILTQLASQLTALKVIGTASRPETQEWAKALGADLVIDHSQPLSEALKNAGHPHVTHVASLTQTDHHLDQLVEALEPQGKLALIDDPKALDVSKLKRKSLSLHWEFMYTRSMFETPDMIEQHHLLNRVAELIDAGTLKTTVGEHFGVINAENLRRAHALLESGKAKGKIVLEGF from the coding sequence ATGAAAGCCATTGCCTACTACGCCGCACTGCCCATCACCGATGCAAAATCCCTGCAAGACATCGAACTACCAGAGCCGGTCGCCGGCCCGCGCGACCTGTTGGTGGAAGTCAAAGCCATCTCGGTCAACCCGGTGGACACCAAGGTGCGCCAGAACGTCGCCCCGGAAAATGGCGCCGCCAAGGTGCTGGGCTGGGACGTGGCCGGCGTGGTCAAGGCCGTTGGCAGCGACGTGACGCTGTTCAAGGCCGGTGACACGGTGTTCTACGCAGGCTCCCTCGTACGCCCGGGTGGCAACAGCGAACTGCACACCGTGGATGAACGCATCGTCGGCCACATGCCCAAGAGCCTGGGGTTTGCCGAAGCTGCCGCGCTGCCGCTGACCGCCATCACCGCCTGGGAGTTGCTGTTCGAGCGCCTGCAGGTGCGTGAAGGCAAGGAGGATGAAGGCCAGAGCCTGCTGATCGTCGGTGCCGCCGGGGGTGTGGGGTCGATCCTGACGCAACTGGCCAGCCAACTCACTGCGCTGAAAGTCATCGGCACCGCCTCGCGCCCGGAAACTCAAGAGTGGGCCAAAGCCCTCGGCGCCGACCTGGTGATCGACCACAGCCAACCGCTCAGCGAAGCGCTGAAAAACGCCGGCCACCCACACGTAACCCACGTCGCCAGCCTGACCCAGACCGACCATCACTTGGACCAACTGGTGGAGGCCCTGGAGCCCCAAGGCAAGCTGGCGCTGATCGACGATCCCAAGGCGCTGGATGTGAGCAAACTCAAGCGCAAGAGCCTGTCGTTGCACTGGGAGTTCATGTACACGCGTTCGATGTTCGAGACGCCGGACATGATCGAACAGCACCACCTGCTCAACCGTGTGGCCGAGCTGATCGACGCCGGCACCCTGAAGACCACGGTGGGCGAGCACTTCGGTGTGATCAACGCCGAGAACCTGCGCCGTGCCCACGCGTTGCTGGAAAGCGGCAAGGCCAAGGGCAAGATCGTGTTGGAAGGTTTCTGA
- a CDS encoding TetR/AcrR family transcriptional regulator: MSLEVPAHSNHAGKPASRIRQKNEQAILQAAEDEFARHGYKGTSMNTIASSAGLPKANLHYYFTNKLGLYIAVLSNILELWDSTFNALTAEDDPAVALTRYIRTKMEFSRRHPQASRIFAMEIISGGECLTEYFSQDYRAWFSGRAAVLQAWIDAGKMDPIDPVHLIFLLWGSTQHYADFATQICRVTGRTKLTKQDMEDAGTNLIHIILKGCGVKPAL, from the coding sequence ATGAGCCTCGAAGTTCCTGCCCACAGCAACCACGCCGGTAAACCCGCCAGCCGCATTCGGCAAAAGAATGAACAAGCAATTCTCCAGGCTGCTGAAGATGAATTCGCGCGCCATGGCTACAAAGGCACCAGCATGAACACCATTGCCTCGAGTGCCGGGCTGCCCAAGGCCAACTTGCATTACTACTTCACCAACAAGCTCGGCCTGTACATCGCGGTGCTGAGCAATATCCTCGAACTGTGGGACAGCACCTTCAACGCGCTGACCGCCGAGGACGACCCAGCCGTGGCGCTCACCCGCTACATCCGCACCAAAATGGAGTTTTCCCGGCGCCACCCGCAGGCCTCGCGGATCTTCGCCATGGAGATCATCAGTGGTGGCGAATGCCTCACCGAATATTTCAGCCAAGACTACCGCGCCTGGTTCAGCGGCCGCGCCGCAGTACTCCAGGCCTGGATCGACGCCGGCAAGATGGACCCCATCGACCCCGTGCACCTGATCTTCCTGTTGTGGGGCAGCACCCAGCACTACGCCGACTTCGCCACCCAGATCTGCCGCGTCACCGGTCGCACCAAGCTGACCAAGCAAGACATGGAAGACGCCGGCACCAACCTGATCCACATCATTCTCAAAGGCTGTGGCGTCAAGCCAGCCCTATAA
- a CDS encoding ArsR/SmtB family transcription factor, whose translation MEAAPCISHIAGLLCEPKRTAMLWALMDGSAKSSEELATLAGLSSASAIAHLSRLTGGGLLRVEARRGKRLFRVAAADVSAAIDALANTTMASAARMTPDVLPKALLAPAPLRHARLCHGHLGGELAAWLYQQMADAGWIDRHEQRTDITVAGAQHFARLGIFTQALASPVVCDCFDWSQQQPHLGGPLGAGLLQLFLQSGWISVANESHALQVTGTGHVEINRLVAL comes from the coding sequence ATGGAAGCAGCACCGTGCATCAGTCATATCGCCGGCTTGCTCTGCGAGCCCAAGCGTACCGCCATGCTCTGGGCCTTGATGGACGGCTCGGCCAAGTCCTCAGAAGAATTGGCGACGTTGGCCGGGCTGTCGTCGGCGTCGGCTATTGCACATTTGTCGCGGCTCACCGGGGGCGGTTTGCTACGGGTCGAGGCCCGGCGTGGCAAGCGGCTGTTTCGCGTGGCGGCCGCCGATGTCAGTGCGGCCATCGACGCCTTGGCCAATACCACCATGGCCAGTGCCGCACGCATGACGCCGGATGTTTTACCGAAGGCCCTGCTGGCGCCGGCGCCATTGCGACACGCCCGTTTGTGCCATGGGCACCTCGGCGGTGAGTTGGCGGCGTGGCTTTACCAGCAGATGGCGGATGCTGGCTGGATCGATCGCCATGAGCAGCGTACCGATATTACTGTCGCGGGTGCGCAGCACTTTGCGCGCCTGGGCATTTTTACCCAGGCGCTGGCATCGCCTGTGGTTTGCGACTGTTTTGACTGGAGCCAGCAGCAACCGCACCTGGGTGGCCCGTTGGGCGCGGGGCTGCTGCAACTGTTTTTACAGTCCGGCTGGATCAGCGTGGCCAACGAGTCCCACGCCTTGCAGGTTACCGGCACCGGGCATGTGGAAATCAACCGGCTGGTTGCGTTGTAG
- a CDS encoding adenosine deaminase, translating to MYDWLNALPKAELHLHLEGSLEPELLFALAERNKIALPWNDVETLRKAYAFNNLQEFLDLYYKGADVLRTSQDFYDLTWAYLLRCKAQNVIHTEPFFDPQTHTDRGVPFEVVLNGIAAALKDGEQQLGITSGLILSFLRHLSEAEAEKTLDQALPFRDAFVAVGLDSSEMGHPPSKFQRVFDRARHEGFLTVAHAGEEGPPEYIWEAIDLLKIQRIDHGVRAIEDERLMQRIIDEQIPLTVCPLSNTKLCVFDDMAQHNILDMLERGVKVTVNSDDPAYFGGYVTENFHALYTSLGMTQDQAKRLAQNSLDARLVKP from the coding sequence ATGTACGATTGGCTCAACGCCCTGCCCAAGGCTGAATTACACCTGCACCTGGAAGGCTCGCTGGAGCCTGAGCTGCTGTTCGCCCTGGCCGAGCGCAATAAGATTGCGCTGCCCTGGAACGACGTCGAAACCCTGCGCAAGGCCTACGCCTTCAACAACCTGCAAGAGTTTCTCGACCTGTATTACAAGGGCGCCGACGTGCTGCGCACCTCCCAGGATTTCTATGACCTGACCTGGGCGTACCTGCTGCGCTGTAAAGCACAGAACGTGATCCATACCGAACCCTTCTTCGACCCGCAAACCCACACCGACCGTGGCGTGCCGTTCGAAGTGGTGCTCAACGGCATCGCCGCTGCACTCAAAGATGGCGAACAGCAACTGGGCATCACCAGTGGTTTGATCTTAAGCTTCCTGCGCCACTTGAGCGAAGCCGAAGCCGAGAAAACCCTCGACCAGGCGCTGCCGTTCCGTGATGCATTCGTGGCCGTGGGCCTGGACAGCTCGGAAATGGGTCACCCGCCAAGCAAGTTCCAGCGCGTGTTCGACCGTGCCCGTCACGAAGGCTTCCTCACCGTGGCCCACGCCGGCGAAGAAGGCCCACCCGAGTACATCTGGGAAGCCATCGACCTGCTGAAAATCCAGCGTATCGACCATGGCGTGCGCGCCATCGAAGACGAGCGCCTGATGCAGCGGATCATCGACGAGCAGATCCCGCTGACCGTGTGCCCGCTGTCCAACACCAAGCTGTGCGTGTTTGACGACATGGCCCAGCACAACATCCTCGACATGCTCGAGCGTGGCGTGAAGGTGACAGTGAATTCGGACGACCCGGCGTACTTCGGCGGTTATGTCACCGAGAACTTCCACGCCCTGTACACCTCGCTGGGCATGACCCAGGACCAGGCCAAACGCCTGGCGCAGAACAGCCTGGATGCGCGGTTGGTAAAGCCATAA
- a CDS encoding IMPACT family protein: protein MPFTLTGLCEFREEIRKSRFITLAAPITSAQDAQAFFEQYSDLNATHNCWAWKLADQYRSNDDGEPGGTAGRPILAAIEAQGFDQVAVLVIRWYGGIQLGTGGLARAYGGGANKCLQNAERIELISRVPLSCACGFSELNLVKLRVAELGGLVVEETFTANGVELQLALGEAHIDTLQTQLADLSRGRILLER, encoded by the coding sequence ATGCCTTTCACCCTTACCGGCCTTTGCGAATTTCGTGAAGAAATACGCAAAAGCCGCTTCATCACCCTCGCGGCGCCGATCACCAGCGCGCAAGACGCCCAGGCGTTTTTCGAGCAGTACAGCGACCTCAACGCCACGCACAACTGCTGGGCCTGGAAACTGGCCGACCAGTACCGCAGCAACGACGACGGCGAACCCGGTGGTACGGCCGGGCGCCCGATTCTGGCGGCCATCGAAGCCCAAGGGTTTGATCAAGTCGCCGTGCTGGTGATTCGCTGGTACGGCGGCATTCAGCTGGGCACCGGTGGGCTGGCCCGTGCGTACGGCGGCGGCGCGAATAAATGCCTGCAGAATGCCGAACGCATCGAACTGATCAGCCGCGTGCCGCTGAGTTGCGCCTGTGGATTCTCCGAGTTGAACCTGGTGAAGCTGCGCGTCGCCGAACTCGGCGGCTTGGTGGTGGAGGAGACTTTCACCGCCAATGGCGTGGAGCTGCAATTGGCACTGGGCGAGGCGCACATCGACACCCTGCAAACCCAACTCGCCGACCTGAGCCGTGGACGCATCCTGCTGGAGCGCTGA
- a CDS encoding LysR family transcriptional regulator has translation MLRFDDLQLFVRAADLGSLSAAARVMDLSPAVASAALKRIEQQLGTRLLARSTRSLRLTAEGEGFLGYARAALSSLDEGRRLLASGQDHVSGVLQLSAPSDFGRNQLLPWLDEFQREYPQLTVRLLLGDRIADLFRQPVDIALRYGEPEDSSLIALPIAPDNLRVLCAAPSYLARHGEPRHLEQLAQHNCLLYMLGSRVHDHWSFHDGKREISLTVTGDRFSDDADVVRRWAVAGVGIAYKSWLDVSSDVLAGRLRVILPELRGERTPLNLLCAHRAQLSKPINLLREMLVARCATLTAQWPERLNAAQ, from the coding sequence ATGCTGCGTTTTGATGATTTGCAGTTGTTTGTGCGCGCGGCGGACCTGGGCAGTTTGTCCGCCGCGGCGCGGGTCATGGACCTGTCGCCGGCGGTGGCCAGCGCCGCGTTGAAGCGCATCGAGCAGCAACTGGGCACGCGCTTGCTGGCACGCTCCACGCGCAGCCTGCGTTTGACCGCCGAGGGTGAAGGTTTTCTGGGGTACGCCCGCGCCGCGTTGAGTTCGCTGGACGAGGGGCGGCGTTTATTGGCCAGCGGCCAGGACCACGTCAGCGGCGTGCTGCAGCTGTCGGCGCCTTCAGACTTCGGGCGCAACCAGCTGCTGCCGTGGCTCGATGAGTTCCAGCGTGAATACCCGCAACTGACCGTGCGCCTGCTGCTGGGTGACCGCATTGCCGACCTGTTCCGCCAGCCGGTGGACATCGCCCTGCGCTATGGCGAGCCCGAAGACTCGAGCCTGATCGCGCTGCCCATCGCCCCGGACAATCTGCGCGTGCTGTGCGCCGCGCCCAGTTACCTGGCGCGGCATGGCGAGCCGCGCCATCTGGAGCAACTGGCCCAGCACAATTGCCTGCTGTACATGCTCGGCAGTCGCGTGCACGACCATTGGAGTTTTCACGACGGCAAGCGCGAGATCAGCCTGACGGTGACCGGCGACCGCTTCAGTGACGACGCCGACGTGGTTCGCCGCTGGGCGGTGGCGGGTGTCGGCATTGCCTACAAGTCTTGGCTGGACGTGAGCAGTGACGTGCTGGCCGGGCGCTTGCGCGTGATCCTGCCGGAGCTGCGCGGTGAGCGTACGCCGCTCAATCTGCTGTGCGCCCATCGCGCGCAATTGAGCAAACCCATCAACCTGCTGCGCGAAATGCTCGTGGCCCGTTGTGCGACATTGACCGCGCAATGGCCGGAGCGATTGAACGCGGCGCAGTAG
- a CDS encoding 8-oxoguanine deaminase has protein sequence MPATHIWLKNPLAIFTANGLDARGGLVLQDGVITEVLGWGKEPAVPCGQVFDAREHVILPGLINTHHHFYQTLTRAWAPVVNQPLFPWLKTLYPVWARLTPEKLALASKVALAELLLSGCTTAADHHYLFPDGLENAIDVQVESVRELGMRAMLTRGSMSLGEADGGLPPQQTVQQGQVILDDSQRLIRTYHQRGDGAQIQIALAPCSPFSVTPQIMEASAELANSLDVRLHTHLAETLDEEDFCLQRFGLRTVDYLDSVGWLGPRTWLAHGIHFNPDEIARLGAAGTGICHCPSSNMRLASGICPTLDLLAAGAPIGLGVDGSASNDASNMILEARQALYIQRLRYGAEKITPEGVLGWATKGSAQLLGRTDIGELAVGKQADLALFKLDELRFSGSHDPISALLLCGADRADRVMVGGKWRVIDGQVEGLDLKGLIADHTQAAKQLIAGT, from the coding sequence ATGCCTGCGACCCATATCTGGTTAAAAAACCCCCTCGCGATTTTCACTGCCAATGGCCTCGACGCCCGTGGCGGCCTGGTGCTGCAAGACGGTGTGATCACCGAAGTGCTGGGCTGGGGCAAAGAGCCCGCCGTGCCGTGCGGACAAGTGTTCGACGCTCGCGAACATGTGATCCTGCCGGGGCTGATCAACACCCACCACCACTTCTACCAAACCCTGACCCGCGCCTGGGCGCCGGTGGTCAATCAGCCCCTGTTTCCCTGGCTGAAAACCCTGTACCCGGTGTGGGCGCGACTGACCCCGGAAAAACTCGCCCTGGCCTCCAAAGTCGCGCTGGCCGAATTGCTGCTCTCGGGCTGCACTACCGCGGCGGATCACCACTACCTGTTCCCCGACGGCCTGGAAAACGCCATCGACGTGCAAGTAGAAAGTGTGCGCGAACTGGGCATGCGCGCCATGCTCACCCGTGGTTCCATGAGCCTGGGCGAAGCCGACGGCGGCCTGCCGCCGCAACAGACCGTGCAACAAGGCCAAGTGATCCTCGACGACAGCCAGCGCCTGATCCGCACCTACCACCAGCGCGGCGACGGTGCACAGATCCAAATTGCCCTGGCGCCCTGCTCGCCGTTTTCGGTCACGCCGCAAATCATGGAAGCCAGCGCCGAACTGGCCAACAGCCTCGACGTGCGCCTGCACACCCACCTGGCAGAAACCCTGGACGAGGAAGATTTCTGCCTGCAGCGCTTCGGCCTGCGTACCGTCGACTACCTGGACAGCGTCGGCTGGCTCGGCCCACGCACCTGGCTGGCCCACGGCATTCACTTCAACCCGGATGAAATCGCGCGTCTCGGCGCCGCCGGTACCGGTATCTGCCATTGCCCAAGCTCGAATATGCGCCTGGCCTCCGGCATCTGCCCGACCCTGGACCTGCTCGCTGCCGGTGCGCCGATTGGCCTTGGCGTGGACGGCTCCGCCTCCAACGATGCCTCGAACATGATCCTTGAAGCGCGCCAGGCCCTGTATATCCAGCGCCTGCGTTACGGCGCGGAAAAGATCACGCCTGAAGGCGTGCTGGGTTGGGCGACAAAAGGGTCGGCGCAATTGCTGGGGCGCACGGATATTGGTGAGCTGGCGGTCGGCAAACAGGCTGACCTGGCGCTGTTCAAGCTCGACGAGCTGCGCTTCTCCGGCAGCCATGACCCGATCTCGGCGCTGCTGCTGTGCGGCGCCGACCGCGCGGATCGAGTGATGGTCGGGGGTAAATGGCGAGTGATTGACGGCCAGGTTGAAGGCCTGGATTTGAAAGGTTTGATCGCCGATCACACCCAGGCGGCGAAACAGCTGATCGCCGGAACCTAA
- a CDS encoding MFS transporter: MGMQGYSAAERLERLPISGYHRVIFIIIALAFFFDSMDLAMMTFLLGSIKTEFGLSTAQAGLLASSSFFGMVIGASLSGMLADRFGRKPVFQWSIVLWGVASYLCSTAQTVETLTLFRILLGIGMGMEFPIAQSMLSELIPAKRRGRYIALMDGFWPLGFVAAGVLSYFLLPVIGWRDIFLVLAVPAVFVLAIRFFIPESPRWLEQAGRQAAADKVLLGIEQKVRNSLGRADLPEPIALPRVESVPGTFFSAFQQLWSAQYRQRTMMIWSVWFFALLGFYGLTSWLSALLQQSGFAVTQSVYYTVIISLGGIPGFLMAAWLVERWGRKPVCVVTLLGGGVMAFLYGQSAVFGGNVGLLITSGLLMQFFLFGMWAVLYTYTPELYPTSARATGSGFASAIGRVGSLLGPLVTGLVFPITGQGGVFALGALCFAVAALVVWVFGMETKGKTLEELAEA; encoded by the coding sequence ATGGGTATGCAAGGCTATAGCGCAGCGGAACGGCTGGAACGGTTGCCGATCAGCGGTTACCACCGAGTCATCTTCATCATCATCGCCCTGGCGTTTTTCTTCGATTCCATGGACCTGGCGATGATGACGTTTCTCTTGGGCTCGATCAAAACCGAGTTTGGCCTGAGCACGGCCCAGGCCGGGTTGCTGGCCAGTTCGAGTTTTTTTGGCATGGTGATCGGTGCCTCTTTATCCGGGATGTTGGCAGATCGCTTCGGACGCAAGCCGGTGTTCCAGTGGAGCATCGTGTTGTGGGGCGTCGCCAGTTACCTGTGTTCCACCGCGCAGACGGTGGAGACATTGACGCTGTTTCGCATCCTGCTGGGGATCGGCATGGGCATGGAGTTCCCGATTGCGCAGTCGATGCTCTCGGAGCTGATCCCAGCCAAGAGGCGCGGGCGCTATATCGCCTTGATGGATGGTTTCTGGCCGCTCGGTTTTGTGGCGGCGGGCGTGCTGTCTTATTTTCTGCTGCCGGTGATTGGCTGGCGCGACATCTTTTTGGTGCTGGCGGTGCCTGCGGTGTTTGTATTGGCGATTCGGTTTTTTATCCCGGAGTCGCCGCGCTGGCTTGAGCAGGCCGGCCGGCAGGCGGCGGCGGATAAGGTGTTGCTGGGCATTGAGCAAAAAGTGCGCAATTCGCTGGGGCGCGCCGACTTGCCGGAACCGATTGCCTTGCCACGGGTTGAGAGCGTGCCGGGGACGTTTTTCTCGGCGTTTCAACAACTGTGGTCGGCGCAGTATCGCCAACGCACGATGATGATCTGGAGCGTATGGTTCTTTGCCTTGCTGGGCTTTTATGGGCTGACGTCCTGGCTGAGCGCATTGTTGCAGCAGTCGGGTTTTGCCGTGACCCAATCGGTGTACTACACGGTGATCATTTCCCTGGGTGGGATTCCCGGGTTCTTGATGGCGGCCTGGCTGGTGGAGCGCTGGGGGCGTAAGCCGGTGTGCGTGGTGACGTTGCTGGGCGGCGGGGTGATGGCATTTCTGTATGGGCAGAGCGCGGTGTTTGGCGGCAACGTGGGGCTGCTGATTACCTCGGGGCTGTTGATGCAGTTCTTTCTGTTTGGCATGTGGGCGGTGTTGTACACCTACACGCCGGAGCTGTATCCCACTTCGGCGCGGGCCACTGGTTCCGGGTTTGCCTCGGCAATTGGCCGGGTTGGTTCGTTGCTGGGGCCGTTGGTGACCGGGCTGGTGTTTCCGATAACCGGGCAGGGCGGGGTGTTTGCCTTGGGCGCGCTGTGTTTTGCGGTGGCGGCGCTGGTGGTGTGGGTGTTTGGGATGGAGACGAAGGGTAAGACGTTGGAAGAACTGGCCGAGGCTTAG
- a CDS encoding calcium:proton antiporter: MLTSLKQEKYMLLALIAAIAAYPLEHWMLHSGQMVALLAGIGLIGFIVVASMRVAHHAEQLAEKVGDPYGTMILTLAAVLVEVVILAIMMSNEPSPTLVRDTIYSAVMLDINGILGLAALMGGIKHGEQSYNDDSARTYSVMILTAMGVSMVVPEFIPEADWKIYSAFTIGAMVVLYTLFLRMQVGPHSYFFSYSYPEKRRKKQPEEQQEPPISLAFSIGTLVFGVIVIGALAEVMSKTLDLGLEGTGAPPVITAIVVAAISAAPEILTALRAALANRMQSVVNIALGASLSTVILTVPVMEAMALYTGQPFQMAMTPVQTVMVLITLIVSAINLNDGETNAIEGMTHFVLFATFIMLSLLGL, encoded by the coding sequence ATGCTCACATCCCTCAAGCAAGAAAAATACATGTTACTGGCGCTGATTGCCGCCATCGCCGCTTACCCGTTGGAGCATTGGATGCTGCACAGCGGGCAAATGGTGGCGCTGCTGGCCGGTATCGGGCTGATCGGCTTTATCGTCGTGGCCTCGATGCGCGTGGCCCACCATGCCGAGCAGCTCGCGGAGAAGGTCGGCGACCCTTACGGCACCATGATCCTGACCCTCGCCGCCGTGCTGGTGGAAGTGGTGATCCTGGCGATCATGATGAGCAACGAGCCGTCGCCGACCCTGGTGCGTGACACCATTTACTCGGCGGTGATGCTCGATATCAACGGCATCCTCGGCCTGGCCGCGCTGATGGGCGGCATCAAGCATGGTGAACAGTCCTACAACGATGATTCGGCCCGCACCTACAGCGTGATGATCCTCACGGCGATGGGCGTGTCGATGGTGGTGCCGGAATTTATCCCCGAGGCAGACTGGAAAATTTACTCAGCCTTCACCATCGGCGCGATGGTGGTGCTCTACACCCTGTTCCTGCGCATGCAGGTAGGGCCGCACAGTTATTTCTTCAGCTACAGCTACCCGGAAAAACGCCGCAAGAAACAGCCCGAAGAGCAACAAGAGCCGCCGATCAGCCTCGCGTTTTCCATCGGTACGTTGGTGTTTGGCGTCATCGTGATTGGCGCACTGGCTGAGGTGATGTCCAAGACCCTCGACCTCGGCCTGGAAGGCACAGGCGCGCCGCCGGTGATCACGGCGATTGTGGTCGCGGCGATTTCAGCCGCGCCGGAAATTTTGACGGCGTTGCGCGCGGCCCTGGCCAACCGCATGCAGTCGGTGGTGAACATCGCACTGGGCGCGTCCTTGTCGACGGTGATCCTGACCGTGCCGGTGATGGAGGCTATGGCGCTATACACCGGCCAGCCGTTCCAGATGGCGATGACACCGGTGCAAACCGTGATGGTGTTGATCACGCTGATCGTCAGCGCGATCAACCTCAACGATGGCGAAACGAACGCCATCGAAGGGATGACCCATTTTGTGTTGTTTGCGACGTTTATTATGCTGTCGCTGTTGGGTCTATAG
- a CDS encoding putative quinol monooxygenase: MSAAFNVIATLIAKPGQQATLETLLRGLLEPTRLEAGCEQYDLHQDLQHPETFYMLERWSDDAALADHDQSAHIQSFRAKAADVIEHFELKRLKFLA; encoded by the coding sequence ATGTCCGCTGCCTTTAACGTCATCGCTACGCTGATCGCCAAACCCGGCCAACAGGCCACCTTGGAAACCCTGCTGCGCGGCCTGCTGGAACCGACCCGCCTGGAAGCGGGTTGCGAGCAGTACGACCTGCACCAGGACCTGCAACACCCCGAGACCTTCTACATGCTCGAACGCTGGAGCGACGACGCGGCGCTGGCCGACCACGACCAGAGCGCGCATATCCAGAGTTTCCGCGCCAAGGCCGCTGACGTGATCGAACACTTCGAACTCAAGCGCCTGAAATTTCTTGCCTGA
- a CDS encoding SDR family oxidoreductase: MPTPKTALIIGASRGLGLGLVKQLLQDGWDVTATVRDPNKADALKAVGPVHIEKLDMDDQQAVIALSQRLKSRTFDLLFVNAGVKGPANQEPGHATLAEVGQLFFTNAVAPINLAQRFVGQIRKDSGVLAFMSSVLGSVTMPDGSDLALYKASKAALNSMTNSFITQLGDHKLTVLSLHPGWVKTDMGGENAHIDVETSVRGLVDQVNAYTGKGGHHFIDYKGNTIAW; the protein is encoded by the coding sequence ATGCCTACGCCAAAAACTGCACTGATCATCGGCGCCTCGCGCGGGCTGGGCCTTGGCCTGGTCAAGCAATTGCTCCAGGACGGCTGGGACGTGACCGCCACCGTGCGTGACCCGAACAAGGCGGATGCCCTGAAAGCCGTAGGCCCGGTACACATCGAAAAGCTCGACATGGACGACCAGCAAGCCGTGATCGCCCTGAGCCAGCGCCTCAAGAGTCGCACCTTCGACCTGCTGTTCGTCAACGCCGGCGTCAAGGGCCCGGCCAACCAGGAACCGGGCCACGCCACCCTGGCGGAAGTCGGTCAGCTGTTTTTCACCAACGCCGTGGCGCCGATCAATCTGGCCCAGCGTTTTGTCGGGCAGATCCGCAAAGACAGCGGCGTGCTGGCCTTCATGAGCTCGGTGCTGGGCAGCGTGACCATGCCTGATGGTTCGGACCTGGCGCTGTACAAAGCCAGCAAAGCCGCACTCAACTCCATGACCAACAGCTTCATCACCCAACTGGGTGATCACAAGCTCACCGTGCTGTCGCTGCACCCGGGCTGGGTGAAGACCGACATGGGCGGTGAAAACGCGCACATTGATGTGGAGACCAGCGTGCGTGGCCTGGTGGATCAAGTGAATGCCTATACCGGCAAGGGCGGTCATCATTTTATCGACTACAAAGGCAACACCATCGCCTGGTAA